In the Harmonia axyridis chromosome 3, icHarAxyr1.1, whole genome shotgun sequence genome, one interval contains:
- the LOC123674926 gene encoding uncharacterized protein LOC123674926 isoform X4 yields the protein MAHHGGPNRTDWVPGVRVRRKLGPKKNDAVPDSGFSTETSSKDTHSAASSTATAATSAGAQDETEDELWSLLDLIHRKGTRLKDEVEALQDQLQQQHTVEDVRDAVFRSNEDVDQVRRERDELKDRMVELEAEVVAGRIHTSRLQEDMEQLLATKQDLEEQLRVALDEKGEVNSRIHDLHAQFVTKSDLERGRSILRTPSARTVSGGAKCTKSEDECDLDRTLGADVPKVRFIDNAKFCAILAEKNPSILQKHLLTSTVQNEILLKQLESATKVEVDLVDKLSKVREENEELKFQLEDKSIELEGTRAQVRVLEQLQKGCPHDGPDVIPSSTLSSSTPTRGEILSASMKNMSPIPMTLQIDHSSSTESAHDQTESNKRTMEGSRRKPSKIPLKSYTAPKPPGRGKSHSSARSRSGDSPGRPHSAQSTRGGARSEANSLQGPASKGGSSLPKSRNGSLVTSKDSLSSKLRSSDSLSKLSNASSSFGNTGRGTLRKSSTSNTKDQPTADKVDLGQEKYQFQWSPSSFEGRKVDYLDSLDPNSFSHRSMTDSSSHKFQTANTFTWNRTREYYDSIDSNLSSSLYQQNGEELAECDSLEKHMSGNTE from the exons ATGGCCCACCATGGGGGTCCCAACAGGACGGATTGGGTGCCGGGAGTGCGGGTCCGCAGGAAACTGGGTCCCAAGAAGAACGACGCGGTGCCAGACTCGGGCTTCAGCACCGAGACGTCCAGCAAAGACACGCACAGCGCCGCGTCGTCCACCGCGACGGCCGCCACTTCCGCAGGGGCCCAGGACGAGACGGAGGACGAACTGTGGAGCCTCCTGGACCTGATCCATCGGAAGGGCACACGGCTCAAGGATGAGGTCGAGGCTTTGCAGGATCAACTGCAACAGCAGCACACTGTGGAGGATGTTCGCGACGCCGTGTTCCGCTCCAACGAGGACGTGGACCAGGTTAGGAGAGAGCGGGACGAGCTAAAGGATCGCATGGTCGAATTGGAGGCTGAG GTTGTCGCCGGCCGAATCCACACTTCCAGACTGCAGGAAGACATGGAACAACTGCTGGCGACCAAGCAGGATCTGGAGGAACAGCTAAGGGTGGCCCTGGACGAGAAAGGCGAGGTGAACTCGCGAATCCACGATTTGCACGCGCAGTTCGTAACTAAGAGTGATTTGGAGAGGGGCAGGTCGATCTTGCGAACACCAAGTGCTAGGACGGTTAGCGGTGGTGCCAAGTGCACAAAAAGTGAAGATGAGTGCGATCTGGATAGGACTTTGGGGGCAGACGTGCCCAAGGTTAGATTCATAGATAATGCCAAGTTTTGCGCCATTCTGGCCGAGAAGAATCCCTCCATCCTGCAGAAGCACCTTCTCACTTCTACTGTTCAGAATGAG ATCTTACTGAAGCAACTAGAAAGTGCGACAAAAGTTGAAGTAGATTTGGTAGACAAGTTGAGCAAAGTTAGAGAAGAGAATGAAGAACTGAAGTTTCAG TTGGAAGATAAAAGTATTGAATTGGAAGGCACAAGAGCTCAAGTCCGGGTCTTGGAACAATTGCAAAAAGGTTGTCCACACGACGGACCCGACGTGATTCCTTCATCCACACTGAGCTCTTCCACTCCTACTCGAGGGGAAATTCTCTCGGCAAGTATGAAAAATATGAGCCCCATTCCTATGACTTTGCAAATCGATCATAGTAGTAGTACAGAGTCTGCCCATGATCAGACTGAGAGTAATAA GAGGACCATGGAGGGCAGTCGACGCAAGCCAAGCAAAATCCCTTTGAAGAGCTACACGGCCCCCAAACCCCCTGGCAGAGGTAAATCGCACTCTTCGGCACGTAGTCGTAGTGGCGACTCGCCCGGTAGACCGCACAGCGCACAATCGACGAGAGGTGGCGCCAGAAGCGAGGCTAACAGCCTGCAAGGCCCCGCCTCCAAGGGTGGGAGCTCGCTGCCCAAATCGCGCAACGGCTCGCTCGTCACATCGAAAGACTCGCTGTCGAGCAAGCTGCGTAGCAGCGATTCGTTGTCGAAGCTGTCGAACGCAAGCAGCAGCTTTGGCAACACCGGCAGGGGCACCCTACGGAAAAGTAGCACCTCGAACACCAAGGACCAGCCTACCGCCGACAAG GTCGATTTGggtcaagaaaaatatcaatttcaatggaGTCCCTCTTCATTTGAAGGCCGGAAAGTTGACTATTTAGACTCCCTGGATCCTAATTCTTTCTCTCATCGCTCGATGACAGATAGCTCTAGTCATAAATTTCAAACTGCAAACACTTTTACCTGGAATAGGACGAGGGAGTATTACGACAGCATAGATTCAAACCTTTCATCTAGTCTGTATCAACAGAATGGGGAAGAACTTGCTGAATGCGATTCCCTTGAAAAGCACATGTCTGGAAATACGGAATAA
- the LOC123674926 gene encoding uncharacterized protein LOC123674926 isoform X1, with product MIIKYNHEICVKFRYYSSTILLYKETESVGRALDCLGPRQPTGPFHYLINEQAKSLLALQELQHEVGALLEFRDLVIETFPSLRTKLSSTPSAVAQMAHHGGPNRTDWVPGVRVRRKLGPKKNDAVPDSGFSTETSSKDTHSAASSTATAATSAGAQDETEDELWSLLDLIHRKGTRLKDEVEALQDQLQQQHTVEDVRDAVFRSNEDVDQVRRERDELKDRMVELEAEVVAGRIHTSRLQEDMEQLLATKQDLEEQLRVALDEKGEVNSRIHDLHAQFVTKSDLERGRSILRTPSARTVSGGAKCTKSEDECDLDRTLGADVPKVRFIDNAKFCAILAEKNPSILQKHLLTSTVQNEILLKQLESATKVEVDLVDKLSKVREENEELKFQLEDKSIELEGTRAQVRVLEQLQKGCPHDGPDVIPSSTLSSSTPTRGEILSASMKNMSPIPMTLQIDHSSSTESAHDQTESNKRTMEGSRRKPSKIPLKSYTAPKPPGRGKSHSSARSRSGDSPGRPHSAQSTRGGARSEANSLQGPASKGGSSLPKSRNGSLVTSKDSLSSKLRSSDSLSKLSNASSSFGNTGRGTLRKSSTSNTKDQPTADKVDLGQEKYQFQWSPSSFEGRKVDYLDSLDPNSFSHRSMTDSSSHKFQTANTFTWNRTREYYDSIDSNLSSSLYQQNGEELAECDSLEKHMSGNTE from the exons ATGATAattaaatataaccatgaaatctgtgtgaaattcAGATATTATTCCAGCACGATTTTGTtatacaag GAGACAGAGTCCGTGGGACGGGCCTTGGACTGCCTGGGCCCACGTCAACCGACGGGCCCGTTTCATTACCTGATAAATGAGCAGGCGAAGTCGCTGCTGGCGCTGCAAGAGTTGCAGCATGAGGTCGGAGCGCTACTCGAGTTCCGAGACCTCGTCATCGAGACCTTCCCGAGTCTCAGGACGAAGCTATCTTCGACGCCCTCGGCCGTGGCCCAGATGGCCCACCATGGGGGTCCCAACAGGACGGATTGGGTGCCGGGAGTGCGGGTCCGCAGGAAACTGGGTCCCAAGAAGAACGACGCGGTGCCAGACTCGGGCTTCAGCACCGAGACGTCCAGCAAAGACACGCACAGCGCCGCGTCGTCCACCGCGACGGCCGCCACTTCCGCAGGGGCCCAGGACGAGACGGAGGACGAACTGTGGAGCCTCCTGGACCTGATCCATCGGAAGGGCACACGGCTCAAGGATGAGGTCGAGGCTTTGCAGGATCAACTGCAACAGCAGCACACTGTGGAGGATGTTCGCGACGCCGTGTTCCGCTCCAACGAGGACGTGGACCAGGTTAGGAGAGAGCGGGACGAGCTAAAGGATCGCATGGTCGAATTGGAGGCTGAG GTTGTCGCCGGCCGAATCCACACTTCCAGACTGCAGGAAGACATGGAACAACTGCTGGCGACCAAGCAGGATCTGGAGGAACAGCTAAGGGTGGCCCTGGACGAGAAAGGCGAGGTGAACTCGCGAATCCACGATTTGCACGCGCAGTTCGTAACTAAGAGTGATTTGGAGAGGGGCAGGTCGATCTTGCGAACACCAAGTGCTAGGACGGTTAGCGGTGGTGCCAAGTGCACAAAAAGTGAAGATGAGTGCGATCTGGATAGGACTTTGGGGGCAGACGTGCCCAAGGTTAGATTCATAGATAATGCCAAGTTTTGCGCCATTCTGGCCGAGAAGAATCCCTCCATCCTGCAGAAGCACCTTCTCACTTCTACTGTTCAGAATGAG ATCTTACTGAAGCAACTAGAAAGTGCGACAAAAGTTGAAGTAGATTTGGTAGACAAGTTGAGCAAAGTTAGAGAAGAGAATGAAGAACTGAAGTTTCAG TTGGAAGATAAAAGTATTGAATTGGAAGGCACAAGAGCTCAAGTCCGGGTCTTGGAACAATTGCAAAAAGGTTGTCCACACGACGGACCCGACGTGATTCCTTCATCCACACTGAGCTCTTCCACTCCTACTCGAGGGGAAATTCTCTCGGCAAGTATGAAAAATATGAGCCCCATTCCTATGACTTTGCAAATCGATCATAGTAGTAGTACAGAGTCTGCCCATGATCAGACTGAGAGTAATAA GAGGACCATGGAGGGCAGTCGACGCAAGCCAAGCAAAATCCCTTTGAAGAGCTACACGGCCCCCAAACCCCCTGGCAGAGGTAAATCGCACTCTTCGGCACGTAGTCGTAGTGGCGACTCGCCCGGTAGACCGCACAGCGCACAATCGACGAGAGGTGGCGCCAGAAGCGAGGCTAACAGCCTGCAAGGCCCCGCCTCCAAGGGTGGGAGCTCGCTGCCCAAATCGCGCAACGGCTCGCTCGTCACATCGAAAGACTCGCTGTCGAGCAAGCTGCGTAGCAGCGATTCGTTGTCGAAGCTGTCGAACGCAAGCAGCAGCTTTGGCAACACCGGCAGGGGCACCCTACGGAAAAGTAGCACCTCGAACACCAAGGACCAGCCTACCGCCGACAAG GTCGATTTGggtcaagaaaaatatcaatttcaatggaGTCCCTCTTCATTTGAAGGCCGGAAAGTTGACTATTTAGACTCCCTGGATCCTAATTCTTTCTCTCATCGCTCGATGACAGATAGCTCTAGTCATAAATTTCAAACTGCAAACACTTTTACCTGGAATAGGACGAGGGAGTATTACGACAGCATAGATTCAAACCTTTCATCTAGTCTGTATCAACAGAATGGGGAAGAACTTGCTGAATGCGATTCCCTTGAAAAGCACATGTCTGGAAATACGGAATAA
- the LOC123674926 gene encoding uncharacterized protein LOC123674926 isoform X2: MSRDYGAQFDFLETESVGRALDCLGPRQPTGPFHYLINEQAKSLLALQELQHEVGALLEFRDLVIETFPSLRTKLSSTPSAVAQMAHHGGPNRTDWVPGVRVRRKLGPKKNDAVPDSGFSTETSSKDTHSAASSTATAATSAGAQDETEDELWSLLDLIHRKGTRLKDEVEALQDQLQQQHTVEDVRDAVFRSNEDVDQVRRERDELKDRMVELEAEVVAGRIHTSRLQEDMEQLLATKQDLEEQLRVALDEKGEVNSRIHDLHAQFVTKSDLERGRSILRTPSARTVSGGAKCTKSEDECDLDRTLGADVPKVRFIDNAKFCAILAEKNPSILQKHLLTSTVQNEILLKQLESATKVEVDLVDKLSKVREENEELKFQLEDKSIELEGTRAQVRVLEQLQKGCPHDGPDVIPSSTLSSSTPTRGEILSASMKNMSPIPMTLQIDHSSSTESAHDQTESNKRTMEGSRRKPSKIPLKSYTAPKPPGRGKSHSSARSRSGDSPGRPHSAQSTRGGARSEANSLQGPASKGGSSLPKSRNGSLVTSKDSLSSKLRSSDSLSKLSNASSSFGNTGRGTLRKSSTSNTKDQPTADKVDLGQEKYQFQWSPSSFEGRKVDYLDSLDPNSFSHRSMTDSSSHKFQTANTFTWNRTREYYDSIDSNLSSSLYQQNGEELAECDSLEKHMSGNTE, translated from the exons GAGACAGAGTCCGTGGGACGGGCCTTGGACTGCCTGGGCCCACGTCAACCGACGGGCCCGTTTCATTACCTGATAAATGAGCAGGCGAAGTCGCTGCTGGCGCTGCAAGAGTTGCAGCATGAGGTCGGAGCGCTACTCGAGTTCCGAGACCTCGTCATCGAGACCTTCCCGAGTCTCAGGACGAAGCTATCTTCGACGCCCTCGGCCGTGGCCCAGATGGCCCACCATGGGGGTCCCAACAGGACGGATTGGGTGCCGGGAGTGCGGGTCCGCAGGAAACTGGGTCCCAAGAAGAACGACGCGGTGCCAGACTCGGGCTTCAGCACCGAGACGTCCAGCAAAGACACGCACAGCGCCGCGTCGTCCACCGCGACGGCCGCCACTTCCGCAGGGGCCCAGGACGAGACGGAGGACGAACTGTGGAGCCTCCTGGACCTGATCCATCGGAAGGGCACACGGCTCAAGGATGAGGTCGAGGCTTTGCAGGATCAACTGCAACAGCAGCACACTGTGGAGGATGTTCGCGACGCCGTGTTCCGCTCCAACGAGGACGTGGACCAGGTTAGGAGAGAGCGGGACGAGCTAAAGGATCGCATGGTCGAATTGGAGGCTGAG GTTGTCGCCGGCCGAATCCACACTTCCAGACTGCAGGAAGACATGGAACAACTGCTGGCGACCAAGCAGGATCTGGAGGAACAGCTAAGGGTGGCCCTGGACGAGAAAGGCGAGGTGAACTCGCGAATCCACGATTTGCACGCGCAGTTCGTAACTAAGAGTGATTTGGAGAGGGGCAGGTCGATCTTGCGAACACCAAGTGCTAGGACGGTTAGCGGTGGTGCCAAGTGCACAAAAAGTGAAGATGAGTGCGATCTGGATAGGACTTTGGGGGCAGACGTGCCCAAGGTTAGATTCATAGATAATGCCAAGTTTTGCGCCATTCTGGCCGAGAAGAATCCCTCCATCCTGCAGAAGCACCTTCTCACTTCTACTGTTCAGAATGAG ATCTTACTGAAGCAACTAGAAAGTGCGACAAAAGTTGAAGTAGATTTGGTAGACAAGTTGAGCAAAGTTAGAGAAGAGAATGAAGAACTGAAGTTTCAG TTGGAAGATAAAAGTATTGAATTGGAAGGCACAAGAGCTCAAGTCCGGGTCTTGGAACAATTGCAAAAAGGTTGTCCACACGACGGACCCGACGTGATTCCTTCATCCACACTGAGCTCTTCCACTCCTACTCGAGGGGAAATTCTCTCGGCAAGTATGAAAAATATGAGCCCCATTCCTATGACTTTGCAAATCGATCATAGTAGTAGTACAGAGTCTGCCCATGATCAGACTGAGAGTAATAA GAGGACCATGGAGGGCAGTCGACGCAAGCCAAGCAAAATCCCTTTGAAGAGCTACACGGCCCCCAAACCCCCTGGCAGAGGTAAATCGCACTCTTCGGCACGTAGTCGTAGTGGCGACTCGCCCGGTAGACCGCACAGCGCACAATCGACGAGAGGTGGCGCCAGAAGCGAGGCTAACAGCCTGCAAGGCCCCGCCTCCAAGGGTGGGAGCTCGCTGCCCAAATCGCGCAACGGCTCGCTCGTCACATCGAAAGACTCGCTGTCGAGCAAGCTGCGTAGCAGCGATTCGTTGTCGAAGCTGTCGAACGCAAGCAGCAGCTTTGGCAACACCGGCAGGGGCACCCTACGGAAAAGTAGCACCTCGAACACCAAGGACCAGCCTACCGCCGACAAG GTCGATTTGggtcaagaaaaatatcaatttcaatggaGTCCCTCTTCATTTGAAGGCCGGAAAGTTGACTATTTAGACTCCCTGGATCCTAATTCTTTCTCTCATCGCTCGATGACAGATAGCTCTAGTCATAAATTTCAAACTGCAAACACTTTTACCTGGAATAGGACGAGGGAGTATTACGACAGCATAGATTCAAACCTTTCATCTAGTCTGTATCAACAGAATGGGGAAGAACTTGCTGAATGCGATTCCCTTGAAAAGCACATGTCTGGAAATACGGAATAA
- the LOC123674926 gene encoding uncharacterized protein LOC123674926 isoform X3: MRNEETESVGRALDCLGPRQPTGPFHYLINEQAKSLLALQELQHEVGALLEFRDLVIETFPSLRTKLSSTPSAVAQMAHHGGPNRTDWVPGVRVRRKLGPKKNDAVPDSGFSTETSSKDTHSAASSTATAATSAGAQDETEDELWSLLDLIHRKGTRLKDEVEALQDQLQQQHTVEDVRDAVFRSNEDVDQVRRERDELKDRMVELEAEVVAGRIHTSRLQEDMEQLLATKQDLEEQLRVALDEKGEVNSRIHDLHAQFVTKSDLERGRSILRTPSARTVSGGAKCTKSEDECDLDRTLGADVPKVRFIDNAKFCAILAEKNPSILQKHLLTSTVQNEILLKQLESATKVEVDLVDKLSKVREENEELKFQLEDKSIELEGTRAQVRVLEQLQKGCPHDGPDVIPSSTLSSSTPTRGEILSASMKNMSPIPMTLQIDHSSSTESAHDQTESNKRTMEGSRRKPSKIPLKSYTAPKPPGRGKSHSSARSRSGDSPGRPHSAQSTRGGARSEANSLQGPASKGGSSLPKSRNGSLVTSKDSLSSKLRSSDSLSKLSNASSSFGNTGRGTLRKSSTSNTKDQPTADKVDLGQEKYQFQWSPSSFEGRKVDYLDSLDPNSFSHRSMTDSSSHKFQTANTFTWNRTREYYDSIDSNLSSSLYQQNGEELAECDSLEKHMSGNTE; encoded by the exons ATGCGTAATGAG GAGACAGAGTCCGTGGGACGGGCCTTGGACTGCCTGGGCCCACGTCAACCGACGGGCCCGTTTCATTACCTGATAAATGAGCAGGCGAAGTCGCTGCTGGCGCTGCAAGAGTTGCAGCATGAGGTCGGAGCGCTACTCGAGTTCCGAGACCTCGTCATCGAGACCTTCCCGAGTCTCAGGACGAAGCTATCTTCGACGCCCTCGGCCGTGGCCCAGATGGCCCACCATGGGGGTCCCAACAGGACGGATTGGGTGCCGGGAGTGCGGGTCCGCAGGAAACTGGGTCCCAAGAAGAACGACGCGGTGCCAGACTCGGGCTTCAGCACCGAGACGTCCAGCAAAGACACGCACAGCGCCGCGTCGTCCACCGCGACGGCCGCCACTTCCGCAGGGGCCCAGGACGAGACGGAGGACGAACTGTGGAGCCTCCTGGACCTGATCCATCGGAAGGGCACACGGCTCAAGGATGAGGTCGAGGCTTTGCAGGATCAACTGCAACAGCAGCACACTGTGGAGGATGTTCGCGACGCCGTGTTCCGCTCCAACGAGGACGTGGACCAGGTTAGGAGAGAGCGGGACGAGCTAAAGGATCGCATGGTCGAATTGGAGGCTGAG GTTGTCGCCGGCCGAATCCACACTTCCAGACTGCAGGAAGACATGGAACAACTGCTGGCGACCAAGCAGGATCTGGAGGAACAGCTAAGGGTGGCCCTGGACGAGAAAGGCGAGGTGAACTCGCGAATCCACGATTTGCACGCGCAGTTCGTAACTAAGAGTGATTTGGAGAGGGGCAGGTCGATCTTGCGAACACCAAGTGCTAGGACGGTTAGCGGTGGTGCCAAGTGCACAAAAAGTGAAGATGAGTGCGATCTGGATAGGACTTTGGGGGCAGACGTGCCCAAGGTTAGATTCATAGATAATGCCAAGTTTTGCGCCATTCTGGCCGAGAAGAATCCCTCCATCCTGCAGAAGCACCTTCTCACTTCTACTGTTCAGAATGAG ATCTTACTGAAGCAACTAGAAAGTGCGACAAAAGTTGAAGTAGATTTGGTAGACAAGTTGAGCAAAGTTAGAGAAGAGAATGAAGAACTGAAGTTTCAG TTGGAAGATAAAAGTATTGAATTGGAAGGCACAAGAGCTCAAGTCCGGGTCTTGGAACAATTGCAAAAAGGTTGTCCACACGACGGACCCGACGTGATTCCTTCATCCACACTGAGCTCTTCCACTCCTACTCGAGGGGAAATTCTCTCGGCAAGTATGAAAAATATGAGCCCCATTCCTATGACTTTGCAAATCGATCATAGTAGTAGTACAGAGTCTGCCCATGATCAGACTGAGAGTAATAA GAGGACCATGGAGGGCAGTCGACGCAAGCCAAGCAAAATCCCTTTGAAGAGCTACACGGCCCCCAAACCCCCTGGCAGAGGTAAATCGCACTCTTCGGCACGTAGTCGTAGTGGCGACTCGCCCGGTAGACCGCACAGCGCACAATCGACGAGAGGTGGCGCCAGAAGCGAGGCTAACAGCCTGCAAGGCCCCGCCTCCAAGGGTGGGAGCTCGCTGCCCAAATCGCGCAACGGCTCGCTCGTCACATCGAAAGACTCGCTGTCGAGCAAGCTGCGTAGCAGCGATTCGTTGTCGAAGCTGTCGAACGCAAGCAGCAGCTTTGGCAACACCGGCAGGGGCACCCTACGGAAAAGTAGCACCTCGAACACCAAGGACCAGCCTACCGCCGACAAG GTCGATTTGggtcaagaaaaatatcaatttcaatggaGTCCCTCTTCATTTGAAGGCCGGAAAGTTGACTATTTAGACTCCCTGGATCCTAATTCTTTCTCTCATCGCTCGATGACAGATAGCTCTAGTCATAAATTTCAAACTGCAAACACTTTTACCTGGAATAGGACGAGGGAGTATTACGACAGCATAGATTCAAACCTTTCATCTAGTCTGTATCAACAGAATGGGGAAGAACTTGCTGAATGCGATTCCCTTGAAAAGCACATGTCTGGAAATACGGAATAA
- the LOC123674927 gene encoding piggyBac transposable element-derived protein 3-like — protein MAVDERLYTRGRSGTGLLLHELIDLIENDEDISATNIAICPPDELPGADTDKDSDLSDEEVVGDFDHLPARILRSQVEMQNPEIDDDHGNPVVQDENHSEEPRPTTSSQTRVRSTKRKRPTERTWKPKMNGLSSSIPELECEYRPVAEDLLKETVKSPIEAFRAYFSEDLLSHIVTETNRYAMQKLVHNLNATAEEMITFVGIMLMSGYHPLPYRRLYWKQDPDVHSHLVSDAIRRNRFDELISFIHLANNENNDGSDKMYKVRPIFDHLNNSFKQISPGPTISIDESMIPYYGRHGCKQFIRGKPIRFGFKLWVAADPSGYIHHVEPYCGSSTRLPETGLGQGGDVVIGLVDHMKLSKGIRLYFDNLFTSVGLLEELSSRGLGGTGTLRENRCSVSMKLPDKKTWKNKPRGETSTSSSGDILAVRWNDNNVVTVLTNCDNVHPMSKSNRYSRIEKKVISVKVPGPIARYNSNMGGVDLSDQFLASYRNRIRSKKWWWPYFSWTVDVCSTQGWLLYRRLGHDIPLLDFRRQCAIFILKSYGSPPMVAGVRSSLEFTPALEEIRKDRTDHFIEKGESKYRRCKVCGRRTIFVCKKCEVPVHPDECFKIFHDVK, from the exons ATGGCCGTCGATGAGAGATT GTATACTCGTGGAAGATCAGGCACtggattacttcttcatgaatTAATTGACCTTATCGAGAACGATGAGGACATATCAGCCACCAATATAGCCATATGTCCACCTGATGAACTTCCTGGTGCAGATACAGATAAGGACTCTGATTTATCGGATGAAGAGGTAGTTGGAGATTTTGACCACCTTCCTGCCCGTATATTACGCTCTCAGGTGGAAATGCAGAATCCAGAAATCGATGATGATCACGGCAATCCAGTCGTCCAAGATGAGAACCATTCAGAAGAACCTAGACCGACGACTTCTTCGCAGACAAGAGTAAGAAGCACCAAACGTAAGCGTCCCACAGAACGTACTTGGAAGCCGAAAATGAATGGGTTATCTTCAAGTATTCCTGAACTTGAATGCGAATACCGACCGGTAGCAGAAGATCTTCTGAAAGAAACGGTAAAAAGCCCTATTGAGGCTTTTAGGGCTTACTTCTCGGAAGATTTATTGAGTCATATCGTAACCGAAACTAATCGTTATGCTATGCAGAAACTCGTTCACAACCTGAATGCCACTGCTGAAGAAATGATTACATTTGTCGGAATTATGTTGATGTCAGGTTACCACCCTCTTCCATATAGAAGACTCTACTGGAAACAAGATCCAGATGTTCATTCGCACTTAGTTTCCGATGCCATCCGTCGAAACCGATTCGATGAACTGATAAGTTTTATTCACCTTGccaacaatgaaaacaatgatggaaGTGATAAAATGTACAAGGTCCGACCTATTTTTGATCACCTCAACAACTCTTTCAAACAAATCAGTCCTGGGCCCACTATTAGTATCGACGAGAGTATGATTCCTTATTACGGAAGGCATGGGTGCAAACAGTTTATTCGCGGAAAACCTATCAGATTTGGGTTCAAGTTATGGGTTGCCGCGGATCCATCTGGatacatccatcatgttgaacccTATTGTGGAAGTTCAACTCGTCTTCCAGAAACTGGACTCGGTCAAGGAGGTGACGTAGTAATTGGACTTGTAGACCACATGAAATTGTCAAAGGGTATTCGACTCTACTTTGACAATCTTTTTACATCGGTTGGGTTGTTGGAAGAGCTTAGTTCTAGAGGACTTGGTGGAACTGGTACTCTGCGTGAGAATCGCTGTAGTGTTTCAATGAAACTTCCAGATAAAAAAACGTGGAAAAATAAACCCAGAGGTGAAACATCCACCAGTTCTTCAGGAGATATTTTAGCAGTCCGTTGGAATGACAACAATGTTGTTACTGTACTTACTAATTGTGATAATGTACATCCTATGTCAAAGTCAAACCGATActccagaattgaaaagaagGTCATTTCTGTCAAAGTACCAGGTCCTATTGCTCGTTACAATAGTAACATGGGTGGAGTAGATCTTTCTGATCAATTTTTGGCTTCCTACCGAAACAGAATCAGGTCGAAAAAATGGTGGTGGCCTTATTTCTCTTGGACTGTGGATGTATGCAGCACACAAGGTTGGTTACTGTATCGTCGCCTTGGGCATGATATTCCTCTATTGGATTTCAGACGTCAGTGtgctattttcattctgaagtcTTACGGCAGTCCTCCAATGGTAGCAGGAGTTCGATCATCTCTAGAGTTCACACCAGCTctcgaagaaataagaaaagatcgaacagatcatttcatcgaaaaaggTGAATCCAAGTATCGCCGTTGTAAAGTATGTGGCAGGCGTACAATTTTTGTATGCAAGAAGTGTGAAGTTCCTGTTCATCCTGATgagtgtttcaaaatttttcatgatgtaaaataa